From the genome of Ignavibacteriales bacterium, one region includes:
- a CDS encoding GH116 family glycosyl hydrolase, whose amino-acid sequence MRIKLLLILFLTSIILSAQIKVGFVNFNNAIEYSHEVKAAYEFLKNDKAFKTELVNTNQILNSQFSIHNYKIIWIHHPDSTELTKKETDVRFISSLKNYIKNGGNLFLTLDAMKYLNALGLEKVVPTVKYVEAIDDGYGRKLGLHSFRSHPIFNSLNGGAYIFNPTLDMKTRQIGFFDESIPQNGKVVAVDWAYITMKEDSRLVVEYKFGKGKILAVGAYTYFAIKNNSRDHLELFTKNCMNYLAGKHAKETEHYWNYKPSQVLLTKMKTGKPIVVASLKAAEWKMDPNSLKLINETATDNYWNVAGQRMLLMGKEKAGIDEIWAHPFMALRDYEIGIVKGDSVSWLKNFQAKVEVRPESFTRNYKLANATLTEIIITSINKPTAIVHYELRGTVPLKLVVRFKSNLRFMWPYSEKTTGSIYYSWNDELNAFVVKDESGDFVSIVGADKKPVDKNIGHFENFDSHFNGISTENSQIAAYSQFNLEPDDNLDIVISSSNEGVQKTIKEYRSAISNPGKVFKSANDYSQKFLDNSLMITTPDKDFNEGYRWALVGTDRFFVNTPGIGKSLVAGYSTTAKGWDGGQKINGRPGYAWYFGRDGVWSSFALLDYGDFEKVKSVLEFFNKYQDLNGKIFHELTTSGAVHYDASDATPLYIILAGKYLQHTGNVEFIKQNWTHIKKAIDFCYSTDTDKDHLIENTNVGHGWVEGGGLYTAHTEVYLAACWSEALNEAGRMAKAIGLNIESKMYDEESRTVKKIINDQFWNKENDFLSFSKMKDGKFNSEKTVLTAVPVYFDMLDNIKAKKVVNAFAENYFSSDWGVRILREDSPIFNPRGYHTGSVWPLFTGWSALAEYKNGNSVQGFTHVMNNLLVYKNWQLGFVEEVLNGSEYKPSGVCSHQAWSETMVLQPAIEGMLGLEVDAQKSILKLSPRFLANWDSAKVERIKIGKALVNFEMKRENGKTIYNFSTNSTEPLTVEFNASFPPGTKLLSHLVVSKSFSIMPLKDGVVHLTFSLNKSSKIVLEHSGEISVLPDIVLPKPNDLSKGFRILTDKLDGNIYSVEVQGKSGSTNVMKVYCSENKITNVENGKIISSDKTVYTIAVEFEKSESKYLNKIVKLKIDR is encoded by the coding sequence ATGCGCATCAAACTCCTGCTTATTCTTTTTCTTACATCAATAATTTTATCCGCACAAATAAAAGTCGGATTTGTAAATTTTAATAACGCCATTGAATACAGCCATGAAGTAAAAGCCGCATATGAATTTCTGAAAAATGATAAAGCTTTTAAAACAGAATTAGTTAACACAAATCAAATTCTCAATTCTCAATTCTCAATTCACAATTATAAAATTATTTGGATTCACCACCCCGATTCAACCGAATTAACAAAAAAAGAAACAGATGTTCGTTTTATCAGTTCTCTAAAAAACTATATTAAAAACGGCGGCAATTTATTTTTAACTCTCGATGCGATGAAATATCTGAACGCTCTTGGTTTAGAAAAAGTCGTGCCGACTGTAAAATATGTTGAAGCAATTGATGACGGCTACGGACGGAAGCTGGGATTGCATTCGTTCCGTTCTCACCCAATATTCAATAGCCTGAACGGCGGTGCTTATATTTTTAATCCAACATTAGATATGAAAACAAGGCAGATTGGATTCTTCGATGAATCAATCCCGCAAAACGGAAAAGTGGTTGCTGTTGATTGGGCATACATTACCATGAAAGAAGATTCCCGCCTTGTTGTTGAATATAAATTTGGAAAAGGAAAAATTCTTGCGGTTGGCGCTTACACATATTTTGCAATAAAAAATAACAGCAGAGATCACTTGGAATTATTTACCAAAAACTGCATGAACTATCTTGCCGGAAAACATGCTAAGGAAACAGAACATTATTGGAATTATAAGCCGTCTCAAGTTCTGCTAACGAAAATGAAAACCGGTAAACCCATAGTGGTCGCTTCATTAAAAGCTGCGGAATGGAAAATGGACCCAAACTCATTAAAACTTATTAATGAAACTGCTACAGATAATTATTGGAATGTTGCGGGACAGCGGATGCTTTTAATGGGGAAAGAGAAAGCGGGTATTGATGAAATCTGGGCACATCCGTTCATGGCATTGCGGGATTATGAAATTGGAATAGTTAAAGGCGATTCCGTTTCCTGGTTGAAAAATTTTCAAGCTAAAGTTGAAGTACGTCCGGAATCTTTTACACGCAATTATAAATTAGCTAATGCAACTCTCACAGAGATAATCATAACATCAATTAACAAACCAACGGCAATTGTTCATTATGAATTAAGAGGAACTGTTCCTTTGAAATTGGTTGTGAGATTCAAAAGTAACTTACGTTTCATGTGGCCGTATTCTGAAAAGACTACCGGCTCTATCTATTATAGTTGGAATGACGAGCTCAACGCATTTGTTGTAAAAGATGAGAGCGGAGATTTTGTTAGTATTGTCGGTGCCGATAAAAAACCGGTTGATAAAAACATTGGACATTTTGAGAATTTCGATTCTCATTTTAATGGAATCTCAACTGAGAATTCTCAAATTGCCGCTTACTCTCAATTTAATCTTGAGCCTGATGACAATCTTGATATTGTAATCTCTTCTTCTAATGAAGGAGTTCAAAAAACTATTAAAGAATACCGCTCGGCAATTTCCAATCCGGGAAAAGTTTTTAAATCAGCGAATGATTACTCACAGAAATTTTTAGATAACTCATTAATGATTACAACTCCGGATAAAGATTTCAATGAAGGATATAGATGGGCACTTGTTGGAACGGATCGATTCTTTGTGAACACTCCTGGAATTGGTAAATCTCTGGTTGCCGGATATTCTACAACAGCCAAGGGATGGGACGGCGGACAAAAAATTAACGGGCGACCGGGATATGCATGGTACTTTGGTCGTGATGGTGTCTGGAGCAGTTTTGCTCTGCTCGATTACGGAGATTTCGAAAAAGTTAAGTCGGTTCTCGAGTTCTTCAATAAGTATCAAGACTTAAATGGGAAAATATTTCACGAACTTACTACTTCCGGTGCCGTTCATTATGATGCTTCGGATGCGACTCCGCTTTATATAATTCTTGCGGGAAAATATCTGCAGCATACCGGCAATGTAGAATTTATTAAACAGAATTGGACGCACATAAAAAAAGCAATTGATTTCTGTTATTCAACCGATACCGATAAAGATCATTTAATTGAAAATACGAATGTTGGTCATGGCTGGGTTGAAGGCGGCGGGCTTTATACCGCGCACACGGAAGTTTATCTCGCAGCATGCTGGTCGGAAGCTCTTAATGAAGCAGGCAGAATGGCTAAAGCAATCGGCTTGAATATAGAGAGTAAAATGTATGATGAAGAATCACGCACTGTTAAAAAAATAATTAATGATCAATTCTGGAACAAAGAAAATGATTTTCTGAGTTTTTCTAAAATGAAAGACGGAAAATTCAATTCCGAAAAAACTGTGTTAACGGCTGTGCCGGTTTATTTTGATATGCTCGATAACATCAAAGCTAAAAAAGTGGTGAATGCGTTTGCCGAAAATTATTTTTCATCGGATTGGGGAGTTAGGATTCTTCGTGAAGACAGTCCAATCTTCAATCCGCGCGGTTATCATACCGGAAGTGTCTGGCCTCTATTCACCGGCTGGTCCGCGCTTGCCGAATATAAAAACGGGAATTCAGTTCAAGGATTTACTCACGTAATGAATAATCTGCTCGTTTACAAAAACTGGCAGCTCGGTTTTGTCGAAGAAGTTCTGAATGGCTCGGAGTATAAACCGTCCGGAGTTTGTTCACATCAAGCTTGGAGTGAAACAATGGTTCTCCAGCCGGCAATTGAAGGAATGCTCGGATTAGAGGTGGATGCTCAAAAAAGTATTTTAAAACTTTCACCACGTTTTCTCGCAAACTGGGATTCAGCTAAAGTTGAGCGCATTAAAATTGGGAAAGCGCTTGTAAACTTTGAAATGAAACGGGAAAACGGGAAAACAATTTATAACTTTTCAACCAATTCAACCGAGCCGCTTACAGTTGAATTCAACGCGTCATTTCCTCCGGGAACAAAACTATTATCACACTTAGTTGTAAGTAAATCATTTTCTATAATGCCTTTGAAAGACGGGGTAGTTCATCTAACATTCTCGCTTAATAAATCTTCCAAAATAGTACTTGAACATTCCGGTGAAATATCGGTTTTACCCGATATAGTTCTTCCCAAACCAAACGATCTCTCAAAAGGATTTAGAATCCTAACGGACAAACTTGACGGAAATATTTATTCTGTAGAAGTTCAGGGAAAGAGCGGCAGCACGAATGTAATGAAAGTTTACTGTTCGGAGAATAAAATTACTAATGTTGAAAACGGGAAAATTATTTCTTCTGATAAAACGGTTTACACAATTGCAGTTGAGTTTGAAAAAAGCGAATCCAAATATTTGAACAAAATTGTGAAATTAAAAATTGATCGATAA
- a CDS encoding glycoside hydrolase family 3 C-terminal domain-containing protein: MIVLLFMFASLFAQQKNDFPFHDTKLSIEKRAADLVSRMTLKEKISQMSYDAPAIDRLGIPKYNWWNECLHGVARNGLATVFPQAIGLAAMWDKIFMYKVAGAISDEARAKYNYAVQHGERGLYQGLTFWSPNINIFRDPRWGRGMETYGEDPYLTGQMAVQFIKGLQGNDPKYLKVVATAKHFAVHSGPEPDRHSIDVNPSEYDLRETYLPAFKMSVQDGHVQSLMCAYNSLRGKACCSNDPLLEKILREEWGFKGYVVSDCWAISDIYEFHKQTKDVTEASAVSVKAGTDLECGNSYPALNDAIQKGLIKEEEINLSLKRLMEARLRLGMFDPPSMVPYSKLKMDVVDSKNNQLLADDAAKKSIVLLKNENNLLPLKKNIRTIAVIGPNANDEEILLGNYNGMPSNPITPLNGIIQKVGKNSKIIFERGYNIANGIPYLEIIPTDFLFTSPDKKQNGLIGEYFDNPEWKGKPAKIRVDKTIDFKWLQSSKDNFYRGNKSVRWTGFIAPKKSGTYQIGGYGFNGFNIYLDDTLLVKYNGEHHPNKIYKDVKLDSGKLYKIKIEFFAHTRYAQMQFIWSVPDDNAEARAIEAVKKSDLAVMFLGLSPRLEGEELNIDVKGFKGGDRTSLDLPETQEKLLEKVYKLGKPVVLVLINGSALSINWADKNIPAIVEAWYGGQAAGSAIADVLFGDYNPAGRLPVTFYKSVDQLPDFKDYNMSSRNHTYVSGDNAISVLGKSHGRTYRYFDGEVLYPFGYGLSYTTFEYSNLRLSKDKICVGDSVNLFIEVRNTGKVSGEEVVQLYNYGNIFNSFGAIKSLKGFERISLKPNQTKTVEFKINSQTLEQFREKGFVVDKGEYHLSVGSSSRTSDCKEIKLIIE; this comes from the coding sequence ATGATTGTCCTTTTATTCATGTTCGCATCGTTATTCGCGCAGCAGAAAAATGATTTTCCATTTCATGACACAAAATTATCTATAGAAAAACGTGCGGCAGATCTTGTTTCCCGGATGACGCTTAAAGAAAAAATTTCGCAAATGAGTTATGATGCACCGGCAATCGACCGTCTAGGCATTCCAAAATATAATTGGTGGAACGAATGTCTTCACGGAGTTGCCCGTAACGGATTAGCAACTGTATTTCCTCAGGCCATCGGTTTGGCTGCGATGTGGGATAAAATTTTTATGTACAAAGTTGCCGGTGCTATTTCGGATGAAGCCCGTGCAAAATATAATTATGCCGTTCAGCACGGGGAAAGAGGTCTCTATCAAGGGCTGACTTTCTGGTCACCTAATATCAACATCTTCCGCGATCCAAGGTGGGGACGCGGAATGGAAACATATGGAGAGGATCCGTACCTCACCGGACAAATGGCTGTTCAGTTTATAAAAGGTTTGCAAGGAAATGATCCGAAATATTTGAAAGTAGTTGCAACCGCAAAACATTTTGCCGTTCACAGCGGTCCGGAACCGGATCGTCATTCGATTGATGTGAATCCCAGTGAATACGATTTGCGCGAAACATATCTGCCGGCATTTAAGATGAGTGTACAAGATGGACATGTTCAATCGTTGATGTGCGCATATAATAGTTTAAGAGGAAAAGCGTGCTGCAGCAACGATCCATTGCTCGAAAAAATTCTCCGCGAAGAATGGGGTTTCAAAGGTTACGTAGTATCAGACTGCTGGGCAATCTCCGATATTTATGAATTTCACAAACAGACTAAAGACGTAACCGAAGCATCCGCTGTTTCCGTGAAAGCCGGAACCGATCTTGAATGTGGAAATTCTTATCCGGCATTGAATGATGCAATTCAAAAAGGATTGATAAAAGAAGAAGAAATTAATCTCTCGTTGAAGAGATTGATGGAAGCTCGTTTAAGACTTGGAATGTTCGATCCGCCGTCAATGGTTCCATATTCAAAATTAAAGATGGATGTTGTTGATTCGAAGAACAATCAACTACTTGCAGATGATGCAGCCAAAAAGTCTATAGTCTTATTGAAGAATGAAAATAATCTTCTTCCTCTCAAAAAAAATATTAGGACGATTGCTGTCATTGGACCAAATGCGAACGATGAAGAGATTCTTCTTGGCAATTATAACGGAATGCCTTCAAACCCCATCACTCCTCTGAACGGAATTATTCAGAAAGTTGGAAAAAATTCCAAAATTATTTTTGAAAGAGGATACAACATTGCCAATGGAATTCCGTACTTGGAAATCATCCCGACAGATTTTCTTTTTACGTCACCGGATAAAAAACAAAACGGATTAATCGGAGAATATTTTGACAATCCGGAATGGAAAGGAAAACCGGCTAAAATTAGAGTCGATAAGACGATTGATTTCAAATGGCTTCAAAGTTCTAAAGACAATTTTTATAGAGGAAATAAAAGCGTGCGGTGGACCGGATTTATCGCACCTAAAAAATCCGGCACTTATCAAATCGGAGGTTATGGTTTTAACGGGTTCAATATTTATCTGGACGATACATTACTTGTAAAATATAATGGTGAACATCACCCCAATAAAATATATAAAGATGTTAAACTTGATTCGGGCAAATTATATAAAATCAAAATTGAATTTTTTGCGCATACTCGATATGCGCAGATGCAGTTTATTTGGTCTGTGCCGGATGACAATGCCGAAGCGCGCGCGATCGAAGCAGTGAAGAAAAGCGATTTGGCCGTAATGTTTTTGGGGCTTTCACCGCGTCTTGAAGGAGAAGAACTGAATATTGATGTAAAAGGATTTAAAGGCGGCGATAGAACAAGTCTTGATCTGCCGGAGACTCAAGAAAAATTATTAGAAAAAGTTTATAAATTGGGAAAACCGGTTGTGCTTGTGCTTATTAATGGAAGCGCTCTTTCGATCAATTGGGCTGATAAAAATATTCCGGCAATAGTTGAAGCATGGTACGGCGGTCAAGCCGCGGGAAGCGCAATTGCAGATGTCTTGTTCGGTGATTATAATCCTGCCGGTAGATTGCCGGTGACGTTTTATAAATCTGTTGACCAGCTGCCGGATTTCAAAGATTATAATATGAGCAGCAGAAATCATACTTATGTGAGCGGGGATAATGCAATAAGCGTTTTAGGTAAATCCCATGGCAGAACATACAGATATTTTGACGGAGAAGTTTTATATCCGTTTGGATATGGATTGAGCTATACTACATTTGAATACAGCAATTTGCGTTTAAGCAAAGACAAAATCTGTGTGGGCGACTCTGTAAATTTATTTATTGAAGTGAGGAATACTGGAAAAGTCTCCGGTGAGGAAGTTGTCCAGCTTTATAATTACGGAAATATTTTTAATTCATTCGGTGCTATTAAATCTCTTAAAGGTTTTGAACGCATCTCGTTGAAACCGAATCAAACAAAAACAGTTGAGTTTAAAATCAATTCTCAAACTCTGGAGCAATTCAGAGAAAAAGGATTTGTGGTTGACAAAGGGGAATATCATCTGTCTGTTGGCTCTTCTTCAAGAACTTCGGATTGTAAGGAAATAAAACTAATAATTGAATAG